The proteins below are encoded in one region of Mycobacterium pseudokansasii:
- a CDS encoding RND family transporter, with protein MKHLDDTATSPASTQDPETTRSGPGTRHPHRPVIPHTIRIFAAPIILAWVVLTVIVNVAVPRLEVVSEEHSAPMTPLDAPSMKAMMLLGHNFREFDSNSTVMIVLEGQQPLGDDAHHYYDNLIRQLRQDRTHVQHIQDFWGDRLTAAGAQSADARGAYVMLNLAGNQGTTLANESVEAVRKVIDRNQPPPGVRAYVTGPAALSDDMHIIGNASLAKITLFTLGAIAIMLLLAYRSVVTTLVQLFMTGIALASSRGVVAVLGYHNVFGLTTFAANILTMLAIAAGTDYGIFLVGRYQEALRAGEDRETAYYTTFRGVVPVVLGSGLTIAGATYCLSFARLPWFNTMGAPVAIGMLVVVLAGVTLGPAVVFVGSRFHLFESRRAAGKGRLWRRVGTAVVRWPAPILAVSGAIVLVGMVALPTFKTSYNDRYYLPAAAPSNLGQAAADRHFSQARMNPDMLMIEADHDMRNTADMLVLDKVAKNVIRVVGIAMIQDITRPLGIPIQHSSIPFQNSMQSQTTMQNMAFLKDRMADITKMADEMQFMIDTMQRMYQVTQELSSAADDSARTTAETADITNRLRDHIADFDDFWRPIRSYFYWEKHCYDIPICWSIRSLFDSLDGFDQLAGQFDELTADIQRTATATHEMLVLIPPMIDTMKTTKALTLTMQATFSAMLDQMDELSNTAIVMGQSFDASKNDDFFYLPPEAFDNPDFQTGLRMFLSPDGKSARFFITHQGDPMTPEGISRVDAERTAAQEGLKQSSLSDAKVYLGGTAATFKDMADGEKYDLMIAVVSALTLIFMIMLLLTRSVVAALVIVGTAASSIAASFGLSVLIWQDLFGIKIHWIVAALSVIILLAVGSDYNLLLVSRFREEIHAGLKTGTIRSMAGTGGVVTAAGLVFAFTMAAMLGSELRVLGQFGSTVCIGLLLDTLIVRTLLMPSIATLLGRWFWWPQVVHPRGHNAQRV; from the coding sequence ATGAAACACCTCGACGACACCGCCACCAGCCCGGCCAGCACCCAAGACCCCGAAACCACCCGGAGCGGCCCGGGCACCCGCCACCCGCACCGGCCCGTCATCCCCCACACCATCCGTATCTTCGCGGCGCCGATCATCCTGGCCTGGGTGGTGCTGACCGTCATCGTCAACGTCGCCGTGCCGCGACTGGAAGTCGTCAGCGAGGAACATTCCGCGCCGATGACGCCGTTGGACGCCCCGTCGATGAAGGCGATGATGCTGTTGGGGCACAACTTCCGGGAGTTCGATTCCAACAGCACGGTGATGATCGTCCTGGAAGGTCAGCAACCCCTGGGCGACGACGCGCACCACTACTACGACAACTTGATTCGCCAGCTGCGCCAGGACCGCACGCACGTCCAGCACATCCAGGATTTCTGGGGAGACCGGCTCACCGCCGCCGGCGCGCAGAGCGCCGACGCCAGGGGCGCCTACGTCATGCTGAACCTCGCCGGCAACCAGGGCACCACGCTGGCCAATGAATCCGTCGAGGCCGTCCGCAAGGTGATCGACCGCAACCAGCCGCCGCCCGGGGTGCGGGCCTACGTCACCGGTCCCGCCGCGCTCAGCGACGACATGCACATCATCGGTAACGCCAGCCTGGCCAAGATCACGCTGTTCACCCTCGGCGCCATCGCCATCATGCTGCTGCTGGCCTACCGCTCCGTCGTCACCACGCTGGTCCAGTTGTTCATGACCGGCATTGCGCTGGCTTCCTCGCGCGGGGTGGTCGCGGTGCTGGGCTATCACAACGTTTTCGGGCTCACGACGTTTGCCGCCAACATCCTCACCATGCTGGCGATCGCCGCCGGCACCGACTACGGGATCTTCCTGGTCGGCCGCTACCAGGAGGCGCTACGGGCCGGTGAGGACCGAGAAACCGCCTACTACACCACCTTTCGCGGAGTGGTCCCGGTGGTGCTGGGCTCGGGACTGACCATAGCCGGGGCAACCTACTGCCTGAGCTTTGCGCGGCTGCCCTGGTTCAACACCATGGGCGCGCCCGTGGCGATCGGCATGCTCGTGGTGGTGTTGGCCGGGGTGACGCTGGGTCCCGCGGTGGTTTTCGTCGGCAGCCGGTTCCACCTGTTCGAGTCCCGGCGGGCGGCCGGGAAAGGCAGGCTGTGGCGGCGCGTCGGTACGGCCGTGGTGCGTTGGCCCGCACCGATTTTGGCGGTCAGCGGGGCGATCGTGCTGGTGGGCATGGTCGCGCTGCCGACGTTCAAGACCAGCTACAACGACCGCTACTACCTGCCGGCCGCAGCCCCCTCCAACCTCGGGCAAGCCGCCGCCGACCGGCATTTTTCGCAGGCCCGGATGAATCCGGACATGCTGATGATCGAGGCCGATCACGACATGCGCAATACCGCCGACATGCTGGTCTTGGACAAGGTGGCCAAGAACGTCATCCGGGTTGTCGGTATCGCCATGATCCAGGACATCACCAGACCGCTGGGCATCCCAATTCAGCACAGCTCCATACCATTTCAGAACAGCATGCAAAGCCAGACGACCATGCAGAACATGGCGTTCCTGAAGGACCGCATGGCCGACATCACCAAGATGGCCGACGAAATGCAGTTCATGATCGACACGATGCAGCGCATGTACCAGGTGACCCAAGAACTTTCCAGCGCCGCCGACGACAGCGCCCGGACCACCGCCGAAACAGCGGACATCACCAACCGATTACGGGACCACATCGCCGATTTCGACGACTTCTGGCGTCCGATACGAAGCTACTTCTACTGGGAGAAGCACTGCTACGACATTCCCATCTGCTGGTCGATACGGTCGCTGTTCGACTCGCTGGACGGCTTCGACCAGCTGGCCGGGCAATTCGACGAACTGACCGCAGACATCCAGCGCACCGCCACCGCCACCCACGAGATGCTGGTGCTGATCCCACCGATGATCGACACCATGAAGACCACCAAGGCCCTGACGTTGACCATGCAGGCCACCTTCTCGGCGATGCTCGACCAGATGGACGAGCTGAGCAACACCGCCATCGTCATGGGGCAGAGTTTCGACGCCTCCAAGAACGACGACTTCTTCTACCTGCCGCCCGAAGCGTTCGACAACCCGGACTTTCAGACGGGGCTTCGGATGTTCCTGTCGCCGGACGGTAAGTCGGCGCGCTTCTTCATCACCCACCAGGGCGATCCGATGACCCCGGAGGGAATCTCGCGCGTCGACGCCGAGCGCACCGCGGCCCAGGAGGGACTCAAGCAATCGTCGCTCTCGGATGCCAAGGTGTATCTCGGCGGAACCGCCGCGACGTTCAAGGACATGGCCGACGGCGAAAAATACGACCTGATGATCGCGGTGGTGTCGGCACTGACGCTGATCTTCATGATCATGCTGTTGCTGACCCGAAGCGTGGTCGCCGCGCTGGTCATCGTCGGCACCGCGGCCAGCTCGATCGCCGCGTCCTTCGGGTTGTCGGTGCTGATTTGGCAGGACCTGTTCGGCATCAAAATCCACTGGATCGTGGCGGCGCTGTCGGTTATCATCCTGCTGGCCGTGGGCTCCGACTACAACCTGCTGTTGGTCTCCCGTTTCCGGGAAGAGATCCATGCCGGACTCAAGACCGGAACCATCCGCTCCATGGCCGGCACCGGCGGGGTGGTGACGGCCGCGGGTCTGGTGTTCGCCTTCACCATGGCCGCCATGCTGGGCAGCGAATTGCGGGTGCTCGGCCAGTTCGGGTCGACCGTCTGTATCGGTCTGCTGCTCGACACGTTGATCGTGCGCACCCTGCTGATGCCGTCGATCGCCACGCTGCTGGGCCGCTGGTTCTGGTGGCCGCAGGTGGTCCACCCGCGCGGTCACAATGCCCAGCGTGTCTGA
- a CDS encoding dihydrodipicolinate reductase produces MSTERPLRVIQWTTGNIGRRSLHAIIDRPDMELVGVYAHGPEKLGVDAADLAGWPEQTGVQATDDVDALLALGADACCYNPLWPKIDELVRLLESGVNVCTSAAWITGGKQTPQDRERIIAACERGGSTIFGSGAHPGMTNMVGMVLSAACERVDEIRITESVDCSTYESAETQTAMGFSRDPDTAGLAESVRSESEVFAESAAMMADAIGAKLDRMTFDVTFTAATADTDLGFMTIPAGTVGSVYGYHRGWQGDRNVVSVGFNWTMGNHVVPPKPLEHGHVIQVFGLPNMRTVLHCLPPKDWTEPGFMGLGMIYTAMPVTNAVPAVVAAKPGIVTLADLPPVTGRVAR; encoded by the coding sequence ATGAGCACAGAGCGCCCGCTGCGGGTGATCCAGTGGACCACCGGAAACATCGGGCGCCGATCGCTGCACGCCATCATCGACCGGCCCGACATGGAATTGGTGGGCGTGTACGCGCACGGCCCGGAAAAGCTCGGTGTCGACGCCGCCGACCTGGCGGGCTGGCCCGAGCAGACCGGAGTGCAGGCCACCGACGACGTCGACGCGCTGCTGGCGCTGGGCGCCGACGCATGTTGCTATAACCCGTTGTGGCCCAAAATCGATGAACTGGTGCGCTTGCTGGAATCCGGTGTCAACGTGTGCACCAGCGCGGCCTGGATCACCGGCGGCAAGCAGACACCGCAGGACCGCGAGCGCATCATCGCTGCCTGCGAGCGCGGCGGCTCGACGATCTTCGGCAGCGGCGCACATCCCGGCATGACCAACATGGTCGGCATGGTGCTCAGTGCCGCGTGCGAGCGCGTCGACGAAATCCGCATCACCGAATCGGTGGACTGTTCGACCTACGAGTCGGCGGAAACGCAGACGGCCATGGGTTTTTCGCGGGATCCCGACACCGCCGGCTTGGCCGAGAGTGTGCGCTCCGAAAGCGAGGTCTTTGCCGAATCGGCGGCCATGATGGCCGATGCGATCGGGGCGAAGCTGGACCGGATGACGTTCGACGTGACGTTCACGGCGGCCACCGCGGATACCGATCTGGGGTTCATGACGATCCCCGCCGGCACCGTCGGCAGCGTCTATGGTTACCACCGCGGCTGGCAGGGCGACCGCAACGTCGTCAGCGTGGGATTCAACTGGACCATGGGCAACCACGTGGTGCCGCCCAAACCGCTGGAGCACGGCCACGTCATCCAGGTCTTCGGGCTGCCCAACATGCGCACCGTGCTGCACTGCCTGCCGCCGAAGGATTGGACCGAGCCGGGTTTCATGGGCCTGGGCATGATCTACACCGCGATGCCGGTCACCAACGCGGTTCCGGCGGTGGTGGCCGCCAAACCCGGGATCGTCACGCTTGCCGATCTGCCGCCCGTCACCGGCCGGGTGGCGCGCTAG
- a CDS encoding MmpS family transport accessory protein — MTRVTRHLWIPLVLVIVLAVSGLVVMRLHRIFGSQDLNANSGGGIEIVQFNPKVVIYEVFGPPGSTANINYWDAEANTHQVDAAPLPWSVTVSTTLPSVSANIMAQGDGSRIGCRITVDGVVRQEKKSDGVNPQTFCLVKSA, encoded by the coding sequence ATTACCCGCGTGACCAGGCACCTTTGGATACCGCTGGTCCTGGTGATCGTGCTCGCGGTTTCGGGTTTGGTGGTGATGCGGCTGCACCGGATCTTCGGTTCCCAGGACCTCAACGCGAACTCCGGCGGCGGGATCGAGATCGTGCAATTCAACCCCAAGGTCGTCATCTATGAGGTCTTCGGTCCGCCCGGGAGCACCGCGAACATCAACTACTGGGACGCGGAAGCCAACACCCACCAGGTCGACGCCGCTCCGCTGCCGTGGTCGGTGACGGTCTCGACGACGCTGCCCTCGGTGAGCGCCAACATCATGGCGCAAGGCGACGGCAGCCGAATCGGCTGCCGTATCACGGTGGACGGCGTGGTCCGGCAAGAGAAGAAGTCCGATGGCGTCAACCCGCAGACCTTCTGCTTGGTGAAATCCGCATGA
- a CDS encoding PecA family PE domain-processing aspartic protease: MSFVSVAPEVAAAATTDLTRIASAISAAHTAAAVPTTGLLAAGADEVSTVMATLFAEYGRQYQALAAQVAASYDQFTRTMVAGVNAYAAAEAANITRLATSVVNAVNEPVLELTGRPLIGDGANGYTNAQGVGTVGKPGGWLYGNGGTGGTSTRAGVAGGAGGAAGLIGTGGTGGNSVYGGAPGGVGGPAVLIGDGGTGGASGPGGVGGLGGRAGLLWGYTGTAGISTLLSPNQTLIYVDQYGNPLLNISVGGGPRMPVIVDSGSTGLVVPPQYVNVAALGAPTGTGSVSYGLSEVGRLFVGYQTYQTTVNFGNGIVSPSTTVAVATSAYLGTPSHPIDPSLLPAYLGVGPNNMFPFSTPTNAALPVGMNQGVLINMPRGLLEFGPNSLPPIVQLNGAPGTMVQVQINNGLPQTVPAYIDSGGVGGTVPQSLVPSLTVGNHLPEGTTITVSTINGVPLYTQTVTAANSPTVVSSGNPFNTGNYPFSVGPIYIWNDPSPIGTTVFDRLA; encoded by the coding sequence ATGTCGTTCGTGAGCGTAGCGCCCGAGGTGGCGGCGGCCGCGACGACAGACCTGACCCGGATCGCCTCAGCAATCAGCGCCGCACACACCGCCGCCGCCGTGCCGACGACCGGGCTGCTGGCTGCCGGCGCCGATGAGGTCTCGACAGTGATGGCCACGCTGTTTGCCGAGTACGGGCGTCAGTATCAGGCGCTGGCCGCACAGGTCGCGGCATCTTACGACCAATTCACCCGCACAATGGTGGCCGGAGTGAATGCCTATGCGGCCGCCGAGGCCGCCAACATCACCCGGCTCGCGACGAGCGTAGTCAATGCGGTCAATGAGCCCGTCCTCGAGCTGACCGGGCGCCCGCTGATCGGCGACGGCGCCAACGGGTACACCAACGCTCAAGGCGTGGGGACGGTCGGCAAACCCGGCGGCTGGTTGTACGGCAACGGCGGTACCGGTGGCACCAGCACTCGCGCTGGAGTGGCTGGCGGTGCCGGCGGGGCCGCGGGTCTGATCGGTACCGGCGGCACCGGCGGCAACAGCGTTTACGGTGGAGCTCCCGGTGGTGTTGGCGGGCCCGCGGTTCTGATCGGCGACGGCGGCACAGGCGGGGCCAGTGGACCCGGTGGCGTTGGCGGGCTCGGCGGCCGCGCCGGGTTGCTGTGGGGATACACCGGCACCGCAGGCATCAGTACTCTTCTGTCGCCGAACCAAACGCTCATCTATGTCGATCAATACGGCAATCCGCTGCTCAACATCTCGGTAGGCGGCGGACCAAGGATGCCCGTCATCGTCGATTCCGGCTCCACTGGACTTGTGGTTCCACCGCAATACGTCAATGTGGCGGCTCTTGGCGCGCCTACCGGGACGGGCTCGGTCAGCTACGGCCTTAGCGAAGTCGGTCGCCTGTTCGTCGGGTACCAGACATATCAAACGACCGTGAATTTCGGGAACGGAATTGTCAGCCCGTCGACCACCGTTGCGGTCGCCACCTCCGCATATCTGGGTACGCCAAGCCACCCCATCGACCCTTCGTTGTTACCCGCCTATCTGGGCGTGGGTCCCAACAACATGTTTCCGTTCTCGACGCCCACAAATGCGGCTTTGCCGGTCGGCATGAATCAGGGTGTGCTGATCAATATGCCTCGCGGTTTGCTGGAGTTCGGCCCAAATTCGCTGCCGCCCATCGTCCAGCTCAATGGAGCACCGGGAACCATGGTTCAGGTACAGATCAACAACGGATTGCCGCAGACCGTTCCCGCATACATCGATTCCGGCGGCGTGGGCGGAACCGTCCCACAATCGTTGGTGCCTAGCCTGACGGTCGGCAATCACCTTCCCGAGGGCACCACCATCACGGTCTCCACGATCAACGGTGTGCCCCTCTACACGCAGACGGTCACTGCGGCCAATTCCCCAACGGTTGTGTCCTCGGGCAATCCGTTCAATACCGGGAACTACCCCTTCTCAGTCGGGCCGATCTATATCTGGAACGATCCCAGCCCGATAGGAACGACGGTCTTTGACCGACTGGCCTGA